In one window of Rathayibacter caricis DSM 15933 DNA:
- a CDS encoding TetR/AcrR family transcriptional regulator, translating to MNRREEILRAARALAAEHGVAALSVRAVAARAGIGASTLRHHFPTQRALYDAVVAELFDPGLGDLRIDDRRVDPLERLLECVGQFLPAEDAPPALGGWFALHAASAGPGSTEQGRALVAALDASSRASTVRWIDLLAEEGVLRRGPLEQHVELILALVDGLRLRMLVPGSGTTPGRALVLLAATLERAVIRD from the coding sequence ATGAACCGACGCGAGGAGATCCTCCGGGCGGCCCGGGCGCTCGCAGCCGAGCACGGAGTCGCGGCGCTGAGCGTCCGTGCCGTCGCGGCGCGCGCGGGCATCGGGGCCAGCACGTTGCGCCACCACTTCCCCACGCAGCGTGCTCTCTACGACGCGGTGGTCGCGGAGCTCTTCGACCCCGGTCTCGGCGATCTGCGGATCGACGACCGGCGCGTCGATCCGCTCGAGAGACTGCTGGAGTGCGTCGGGCAGTTCCTTCCGGCCGAGGACGCCCCTCCCGCCCTGGGCGGCTGGTTCGCGCTCCACGCGGCGTCCGCCGGTCCGGGCTCGACGGAGCAGGGCCGCGCTCTGGTCGCCGCCCTCGACGCGAGCAGCCGCGCGAGCACCGTGCGCTGGATCGATCTGCTCGCCGAGGAGGGCGTGCTGCGGCGCGGTCCGCTCGAGCAGCACGTGGAGCTGATCCTCGCGCTCGTCGACGGACTGCGGCTGCGGATGCTCGTGCCCGGGAGCGGGACCACTCCGGGCCGAGCGCTCGTCCTCCTGGCGGCGACCCTCGAGCGGGCCGTGATCCGCGACTGA
- a CDS encoding CynX/NimT family MFS transporter encodes MTPRRSAPWLFVVAVSLVALVLRGPIVAVAPVIDAVRDDLALSSGQAGILTSIPVLCFSLATPLALLVIRRAGPDAAVTATVLGVALGTVVRSAGDTVAVVAGTILIGVFITIGNVVVPVVIRRDVPARRVDLTTGVYTAALNIGSTVTSLGTAPLANALGWRGALLAWLLLSALALLGWLAVAGPSGAFRPVPRPVPPAGLAAAPPRVFRSATVLALAVCFSSQAFSYYGVTAWLPSLLVDRNGFSVETAGASSSVFQVAAVVGALGVPLLVRRLAPLGSIALVGSLWCTVPAGLLLAPDLWALWCALGGIAQGGGFTVVFVLVVRLSQSDAHASRLSATVQGIGYAVAATAPTVLGIAHDTSGGWDAPLLVVLASTTSFLVFGTIAAARQRRAPRPPVG; translated from the coding sequence ATGACGCCGCGCCGGAGCGCCCCCTGGCTCTTCGTCGTCGCCGTCTCGCTCGTCGCCCTGGTCCTCCGCGGCCCGATCGTGGCGGTCGCCCCGGTGATCGACGCCGTCCGCGACGATCTGGCCCTGTCCTCCGGTCAGGCCGGGATCCTCACGAGCATCCCCGTGCTCTGCTTCTCTCTGGCGACTCCGCTCGCGCTCCTGGTGATCCGGCGCGCCGGACCGGACGCCGCCGTGACGGCGACGGTCCTCGGAGTCGCCCTGGGTACCGTCGTCCGCTCGGCCGGCGACACCGTCGCGGTCGTCGCGGGGACGATCCTCATCGGCGTCTTCATCACGATCGGCAACGTCGTCGTCCCGGTCGTCATCCGGCGCGACGTCCCTGCCCGGCGGGTCGACCTCACCACGGGCGTCTACACGGCGGCGCTCAACATCGGCTCGACGGTCACCTCCCTCGGCACGGCACCCCTGGCGAACGCGCTCGGCTGGCGCGGGGCCCTGCTGGCCTGGCTCCTCCTGTCGGCACTCGCGCTGCTGGGCTGGCTCGCCGTCGCGGGCCCCTCCGGCGCCTTCCGGCCCGTCCCCCGGCCGGTGCCGCCCGCCGGCCTCGCCGCCGCTCCCCCGCGCGTCTTCCGCAGCGCCACGGTGCTCGCGCTCGCGGTCTGCTTCTCGAGCCAGGCGTTCTCCTACTACGGCGTGACCGCGTGGCTGCCGAGCCTCCTCGTCGATCGCAACGGCTTCTCGGTCGAGACCGCCGGAGCGAGCTCCTCCGTCTTCCAGGTCGCCGCCGTCGTGGGTGCGCTCGGCGTCCCGCTGCTCGTCCGCCGGCTCGCGCCGCTGGGCAGCATCGCGCTCGTCGGCTCGCTCTGGTGCACGGTCCCCGCCGGCCTGCTGCTCGCGCCCGACCTCTGGGCGCTGTGGTGCGCTCTGGGCGGCATCGCGCAGGGCGGCGGATTCACGGTGGTGTTCGTCCTCGTGGTCCGGCTCTCGCAGTCCGACGCCCACGCCTCCCGGCTCTCGGCGACCGTCCAGGGCATCGGCTACGCGGTCGCCGCGACGGCGCCCACCGTCCTCGGCATCGCGCACGACACGAGCGGCGGGTGGGACGCTCCCCTGCTCGTCGTCCTCGCGTCGACGACGTCGTTCCTCGTCTTCGGAACGATCGCCGCCGCGAGGCAGCGGCGGGCCCCGCGACCCCCGGTCGGCTGA
- a CDS encoding HIT family protein, producing MDELVPEGAEGSAHLAGVPDEFQRLWTPHRMVYIQKGQPGADDCPFCVAPTLSDEEALIVARGEHAYVLLNLFPYNSGHLLVCPYRHIPLYDEATPEEVAEIGALTQTAMRVIREVSNNDGFNLGMNQGAVAGAGIAAHLHQHVVPRWATDANFFPIIARTKALPQLLGDVRASIAAAWPAE from the coding sequence GTGGACGAGCTCGTCCCCGAGGGAGCGGAGGGGTCGGCGCACCTCGCGGGCGTCCCCGACGAGTTCCAGCGCCTGTGGACCCCGCACCGCATGGTCTACATCCAGAAGGGGCAGCCCGGAGCCGACGACTGCCCGTTCTGCGTCGCGCCCACGCTGAGCGACGAGGAGGCGCTGATCGTCGCCCGCGGCGAGCACGCGTACGTGCTGCTCAACCTCTTCCCGTACAACTCCGGCCACCTCCTCGTCTGCCCGTACCGCCACATCCCGCTGTACGACGAGGCCACCCCGGAAGAAGTGGCCGAGATCGGCGCCCTCACGCAGACCGCGATGCGCGTGATCCGCGAGGTGTCGAACAACGACGGCTTCAACCTCGGGATGAACCAGGGCGCGGTCGCCGGAGCCGGGATCGCCGCGCATCTGCACCAGCACGTGGTTCCGCGCTGGGCGACCGACGCGAACTTCTTCCCGATCATCGCCCGGACGAAGGCGCTGCCGCAGCTCCTGGGCGACGTCCGCGCGAGCATCGCCGCCGCCTGGCCCGCCGAGTAG
- the pdxT gene encoding pyridoxal 5'-phosphate synthase glutaminase subunit PdxT encodes MALQGDFREHAAVLRELGAEVVLVRRPAELASVAGLIIPGGESTVMDKLSRLFGLAEPIGEAIAAGLPAYGTCAGLIMLADRVLDRIEGQHSFGGLDVTVRRNAFGNQLDSFETDLDVPVIGDPPVHAVFIRAPIVEELGERATALAAIADGRVVAVEQGNLMGTSFHPEITGDYRFHELFLRKVAATRFGA; translated from the coding sequence CTGGCGCTCCAGGGCGACTTCCGCGAGCACGCGGCCGTGCTGCGCGAGCTCGGCGCGGAGGTGGTGCTCGTGCGCCGCCCGGCCGAGCTCGCCTCGGTCGCCGGCCTCATCATCCCCGGCGGCGAGTCGACGGTCATGGACAAGCTCTCGCGGCTCTTCGGACTCGCGGAGCCGATCGGCGAGGCGATCGCGGCGGGCCTGCCCGCCTACGGCACCTGCGCCGGCCTAATCATGCTCGCCGACCGCGTGCTCGACCGGATCGAGGGCCAGCACAGCTTCGGCGGCCTCGACGTGACCGTGCGCCGCAACGCCTTCGGCAACCAGCTCGACTCCTTCGAGACCGACCTCGACGTGCCGGTGATCGGCGACCCTCCCGTGCATGCGGTCTTCATCCGCGCGCCCATCGTGGAGGAGCTGGGGGAGCGGGCGACCGCCCTCGCCGCGATCGCGGACGGCCGGGTCGTCGCGGTCGAGCAGGGCAACCTGATGGGCACGTCGTTCCACCCGGAGATCACGGGCGACTACCGCTTCCACGAGCTGTTCCTGCGGAAGGTCGCGGCGACGCGCTTCGGAGCCTGA
- the thrS gene encoding threonine--tRNA ligase — translation MVTEAGTGFTHFSDRAVVAIRVNGELKDLAADVVPGDRIEPVLISSPDGLNILRHSAAHVLAQAVQQINPDAKLGIGPPVTDGFYYDFDVEEPFTPEAMKALEKAMDRIVRQGQRFVRRVVTEDEARAELSGEPYKLELIGIKGGGGDEESVEVGGAELTIYDNVDPRSGETVWKDLCRGPHLPNTRMIGNGYALTRNAAAYWRGSEKNPQLQRVYGTAWPTKDELRAHQARLEEAARRDHRKLGHELDLFSFPDEIGSGLAVFHPKGGIIRYEIEQYMREQLLAHDYELVYTPHITKGDLFTTSGHLQWYSEGMFPPMHLDELQDEDGNVTRQGQDYYLKPMNCPFHNLIFRSRGRSYRELPLRLAEFGTVYRYEKSGTLQGLTRVRGLTQDDAHIYVTQEDVAAELTRNLEFVLQVLRDYGLNDFYLELSTNEEGNPKFVGAPEQWEAAIESLRAVAVESGLELVPDPGGAAFYGPKISVQARDAIGRTWQMSTIQLDFNQPERFELEYTASDGTKKRPVMIHRALFGSIERFFAILTEHYAGAFPVWLSPVQVVGIPIADEYLPYLEEVVGELKRAGVRAEIDYSSDRMQKKIRNATLQKVPFQIIVGEKDRDAGAVSFRFRDGTQENGIPVADAVARIREAIASKAQV, via the coding sequence GTGGTGACCGAGGCCGGGACGGGCTTCACGCACTTCTCCGACCGGGCCGTCGTCGCGATCCGGGTCAACGGCGAGCTGAAGGACCTGGCCGCCGACGTCGTGCCGGGCGACCGCATCGAGCCGGTCCTGATCTCCTCGCCGGACGGGCTGAACATCCTCCGCCACTCCGCGGCGCACGTGCTCGCCCAGGCGGTGCAGCAGATCAACCCGGACGCGAAGCTGGGCATCGGCCCGCCCGTCACCGACGGCTTCTACTACGACTTCGACGTCGAGGAGCCCTTCACGCCCGAGGCGATGAAGGCGCTCGAGAAGGCGATGGACCGCATCGTCCGCCAGGGGCAGCGCTTCGTGCGCCGTGTGGTGACCGAGGACGAGGCCCGCGCCGAGCTGTCCGGCGAGCCCTACAAGCTGGAGCTCATCGGAATCAAGGGCGGCGGTGGTGACGAGGAGTCCGTCGAGGTCGGCGGCGCCGAGCTGACGATCTACGACAACGTCGACCCGCGCTCGGGCGAGACGGTCTGGAAGGACCTCTGCCGCGGTCCGCACCTGCCCAACACCCGCATGATCGGCAACGGCTACGCGCTCACCCGCAACGCCGCGGCCTACTGGCGCGGCTCCGAGAAGAACCCCCAGCTGCAGCGCGTCTACGGCACGGCCTGGCCGACGAAGGACGAGCTGCGCGCGCACCAGGCCCGCCTCGAGGAGGCCGCGCGCCGCGATCACCGCAAGCTCGGGCACGAGCTCGACCTGTTCTCGTTCCCGGACGAGATCGGCTCCGGTCTCGCGGTGTTCCACCCCAAGGGCGGCATCATCCGCTACGAGATCGAGCAGTACATGCGGGAGCAGCTGCTCGCGCACGACTACGAGCTCGTCTACACGCCGCACATCACCAAGGGCGACCTCTTCACCACCAGCGGGCACCTGCAGTGGTACTCCGAGGGCATGTTCCCCCCGATGCACCTCGACGAGCTGCAGGACGAGGACGGCAACGTCACCCGCCAGGGCCAGGACTACTACCTCAAGCCCATGAACTGCCCGTTCCACAACCTGATCTTCCGCTCGCGCGGCCGCAGCTACCGCGAGCTGCCCCTGCGCCTGGCCGAGTTCGGCACCGTCTACCGCTACGAGAAGAGCGGGACCCTGCAGGGCCTCACCCGCGTGCGCGGGCTCACCCAGGACGACGCGCACATCTACGTGACGCAGGAGGACGTGGCGGCGGAGCTCACCCGCAACCTCGAGTTCGTGCTCCAGGTCCTCCGCGACTACGGCCTCAACGACTTCTACCTCGAACTCTCCACCAACGAGGAGGGCAACCCGAAGTTCGTCGGCGCCCCCGAGCAGTGGGAGGCGGCCATCGAGTCGCTCCGCGCGGTCGCGGTGGAGTCGGGTCTCGAGCTGGTCCCGGATCCGGGCGGAGCCGCGTTCTACGGTCCGAAGATCTCGGTGCAGGCGCGCGACGCGATCGGCCGTACCTGGCAGATGTCGACGATCCAGCTCGACTTCAACCAGCCCGAGCGCTTCGAGCTGGAGTACACCGCGTCCGACGGCACCAAGAAGCGCCCCGTGATGATCCACCGCGCGCTGTTCGGCTCGATCGAGCGCTTCTTCGCGATCCTCACCGAGCACTACGCCGGGGCGTTCCCCGTCTGGCTCTCGCCCGTGCAGGTCGTCGGCATCCCGATCGCGGACGAGTACCTGCCCTACCTCGAGGAGGTCGTGGGCGAGCTCAAGCGTGCCGGCGTCCGCGCCGAGATCGACTACTCCAGCGACCGGATGCAGAAGAAGATCCGCAACGCCACGCTGCAGAAGGTGCCGTTCCAGATCATCGTCGGCGAGAAGGACCGCGACGCCGGCGCGGTCAGCTTCCGCTTCCGCGACGGCACCCAGGAGAACGGCATCCCCGTCGCCGACGCCGTGGCGCGCATCCGCGAGGCGATCGCGTCGAAGGCGCAGGTGTGA
- the pdxS gene encoding pyridoxal 5'-phosphate synthase lyase subunit PdxS, with protein MTDTTTPSSSAASEQFGSSRVKRGLAEMLKGGVIMDVVTAEQARIAEDAGAVAVMALERVPADIRSQGGVARMSDPDLIDAIVSSVSIPVMAKARIGHFVEAQVLSELGVDYIDESEVLSPADYVNHIDKWKFTVPFVCGATNLGEALRRITEGAAMIRSKGEAGTGDVSEATKHIRTISAEVNRLKAMTKDELYVAAKELQAPYDLVAEIAQTGKLPVVLFTAGGVATPADAALMMQLGADGVFVGSGIFKSGDPAKRAAAIVKATTFYDDAKVIAEASRGLGEAMVGINVSDVPAPHRLSERGW; from the coding sequence ATGACCGACACCACCACTCCCTCCTCCTCCGCCGCGTCCGAGCAGTTCGGCTCCAGCCGCGTCAAGCGCGGTCTCGCCGAGATGCTCAAGGGCGGCGTGATCATGGACGTCGTCACGGCCGAGCAGGCCCGCATCGCCGAGGACGCCGGCGCCGTCGCCGTCATGGCGCTCGAGCGCGTCCCGGCCGACATCCGCTCGCAGGGCGGAGTCGCGCGGATGAGCGACCCCGACCTGATCGACGCGATCGTCTCCTCCGTCTCGATCCCCGTCATGGCGAAGGCCCGTATCGGCCACTTCGTCGAGGCGCAGGTGCTCTCGGAGCTCGGCGTCGACTACATCGACGAGTCCGAGGTCCTCTCGCCGGCCGACTACGTGAACCACATCGACAAGTGGAAGTTCACCGTCCCCTTCGTCTGCGGAGCGACCAACCTGGGCGAGGCGCTGCGCCGCATCACCGAGGGCGCGGCGATGATCCGCTCCAAGGGGGAGGCCGGCACCGGCGACGTCTCCGAGGCCACCAAGCACATCCGCACCATCTCGGCCGAGGTGAACCGCCTCAAGGCGATGACCAAGGACGAGCTGTACGTCGCGGCCAAGGAGCTGCAGGCGCCCTACGACCTCGTCGCCGAGATCGCGCAGACCGGCAAGCTCCCGGTCGTGCTGTTCACGGCCGGTGGCGTGGCCACTCCGGCCGACGCGGCGCTCATGATGCAGCTCGGCGCCGACGGCGTCTTCGTCGGTTCCGGCATCTTCAAGTCGGGCGACCCGGCCAAGCGCGCCGCGGCGATCGTCAAGGCGACCACCTTCTACGACGACGCGAAGGTCATCGCGGAGGCGTCCCGCGGACTCGGCGAGGCGATGGTCGGCATCAACGTGTCCGACGTCCCCGCGCCGCACCGCCTCTCCGAGCGTGGCTGGTAG
- a CDS encoding VOC family protein: MLSDSPIGPVLLSQDLAASRAFYADALGLEVLEESDSAIAYSTGGTRLTVTASTTGSKDEQTKAAWRVEDLRAELEALAARGVTPEDYDSDELRTVDGVADRGSVWAAWILDPDGNALGIEQPKD, from the coding sequence ATGCTCTCCGACTCACCCATCGGCCCCGTCCTCCTCTCCCAGGACCTCGCCGCCTCGCGCGCGTTCTACGCCGACGCCCTCGGCCTGGAGGTGCTGGAGGAGTCCGACTCCGCCATCGCCTACTCGACGGGAGGGACGCGCCTGACGGTCACCGCCAGCACGACGGGCTCGAAGGACGAGCAGACGAAGGCGGCCTGGCGCGTCGAGGATCTCCGCGCCGAGCTCGAGGCCCTCGCGGCGCGCGGGGTGACGCCGGAGGACTACGACAGCGACGAGCTGCGCACCGTCGACGGCGTCGCCGATCGCGGCAGCGTCTGGGCGGCCTGGATCCTCGACCCCGACGGCAACGCGCTGGGCATCGAGCAGCCGAAGGACTGA
- a CDS encoding Fpg/Nei family DNA glycosylase, protein MPELPEVQALARDLDGRLGGHVLERLDVFAISALKTVAIPPSSLAGQPVHGVERHGKFLDFAVGDAHVLLHLARAGWVRWRPERPTAPVKPGRGPLAARFVLEDGSGIDVTEAGTRKSLALSIVADPRDVDRAARLGPDPLDPAFTREILGAILATAGRAQLKGVLRDQSRIAGIGNAYSDEILHVARMSPFKPATLTAEELDRLYSALRYTLEEALGRAEGLHAADLKKEKKLGMRVHGRTGEACPVCDDTIRQVIFADSTLQYCPTCQTNGKPLADRVLSRLLK, encoded by the coding sequence ATGCCCGAACTCCCCGAAGTGCAGGCGCTCGCGCGCGATCTCGACGGGCGGCTCGGCGGTCACGTCCTCGAGCGGCTCGACGTGTTCGCGATCTCGGCGCTCAAGACCGTCGCGATCCCTCCGTCCTCCCTTGCCGGGCAGCCGGTGCACGGAGTCGAGCGGCACGGCAAGTTCCTCGACTTCGCGGTGGGTGACGCGCACGTGCTCCTGCATCTGGCCCGCGCGGGCTGGGTGCGCTGGCGCCCCGAGCGGCCGACGGCTCCCGTGAAGCCCGGCCGCGGACCGCTCGCCGCCCGCTTCGTCCTCGAGGACGGCTCCGGGATCGACGTGACCGAGGCCGGCACGAGGAAGAGCCTCGCCCTCTCGATCGTCGCCGACCCGCGCGACGTCGACCGCGCGGCCCGGCTCGGACCCGATCCGCTGGACCCCGCCTTCACCCGCGAGATCCTCGGTGCGATCCTGGCGACCGCCGGTCGTGCCCAGCTGAAGGGCGTGCTGCGCGACCAGTCGCGGATCGCCGGCATCGGCAACGCCTACTCCGACGAGATCCTGCACGTCGCCCGCATGTCGCCGTTCAAGCCCGCTACCCTCACCGCCGAGGAGCTCGACCGCCTCTACTCGGCGCTGCGCTACACCCTCGAGGAGGCGCTCGGCCGTGCCGAGGGGCTGCACGCCGCCGACCTCAAGAAGGAGAAGAAGCTCGGCATGCGCGTGCACGGCCGGACCGGCGAGGCCTGCCCCGTCTGCGACGACACGATCCGCCAGGTGATCTTCGCCGACTCCACCCTCCAGTACTGCCCCACCTGCCAGACCAACGGGAAGCCCCTCGCGGACCGTGTTCTCTCGCGGTTGCTGAAGTAG
- a CDS encoding YihY/virulence factor BrkB family protein, whose protein sequence is MAEKSTTREKSAPAPDDRRKPDELSDLTKRSWGYVLKKTMREFGADQCTDLAAALTYYAVLALFPALLAIVSVLGLFGQAQATTDTVLELVGNLASAQVVDVLREPIQSLTSSPAAGVAFVTGIVGALWSASGYVGAFGRAMNRVYEIDEGRPFWKLRPTMLGVTLATVVLIVVAALILVLSGPVAEAVGDVVGLGSSALLVWNIAKWPVLLVIAIVIVAILYYWAPNIRQPKFRWIGAGSVLALLIWLVASIGFGFYVANFSNYDKTYGSLGAVIVFLLWIWITNIALLFGAEFDAELERGRELQAGIEAEETIQLPPRDTAASEKKAAVHEQDLRDGRWLRLASENKESAQDEKKDDSAK, encoded by the coding sequence ATGGCCGAGAAGAGCACGACCCGCGAGAAGAGCGCGCCCGCACCCGACGACAGGCGCAAGCCCGACGAGCTGAGCGACCTGACGAAGCGGTCGTGGGGCTACGTGCTGAAGAAGACGATGCGCGAGTTCGGCGCCGACCAGTGCACCGACCTCGCCGCAGCACTCACGTACTACGCCGTCCTCGCACTGTTCCCGGCGCTGCTGGCGATCGTCTCGGTCCTCGGCCTCTTCGGCCAGGCGCAGGCCACCACCGACACCGTGCTCGAGCTGGTCGGGAACCTCGCCTCCGCGCAGGTCGTCGACGTCCTGCGCGAGCCCATCCAGTCGCTGACGAGCTCTCCGGCCGCGGGAGTCGCGTTCGTCACCGGTATCGTCGGCGCCCTCTGGTCGGCATCCGGCTACGTCGGCGCGTTCGGCCGCGCCATGAACCGCGTCTACGAGATCGACGAGGGACGTCCGTTCTGGAAGCTGCGCCCGACGATGCTCGGCGTGACGCTCGCCACGGTCGTGCTGATCGTCGTCGCCGCGCTGATCCTCGTGCTCAGCGGCCCCGTGGCCGAGGCCGTGGGCGACGTGGTCGGCCTCGGCTCCTCCGCTCTGCTGGTCTGGAACATCGCGAAGTGGCCCGTGCTGCTCGTCATCGCGATCGTGATCGTCGCGATCCTCTACTACTGGGCGCCGAACATCCGTCAGCCGAAGTTCCGCTGGATCGGAGCGGGCTCGGTCCTCGCTCTGCTGATCTGGCTCGTCGCCTCGATCGGCTTCGGCTTCTACGTCGCCAACTTCTCGAACTACGACAAGACCTACGGCTCGCTCGGCGCGGTGATCGTCTTCCTCCTCTGGATCTGGATCACCAACATCGCGCTGCTCTTCGGAGCGGAGTTCGACGCGGAGCTCGAGCGCGGTCGCGAGCTGCAGGCGGGCATCGAGGCGGAGGAGACCATCCAGCTCCCGCCGCGCGACACCGCCGCCAGTGAGAAGAAGG
- a CDS encoding DUF4190 domain-containing protein, producing the protein MSDDSPRTPAPGWYPHPADIGSELYWDGSAWTDRSRPSAPQAPLYGTPSAPQAGSPGTAYGTPPAAPYGTDPAVPSAPYGADPYSAAPYGANPYAANPYDSTAASGRNPMAVASLVMGILSLVFNVLFVPSILAIVFAVRGRAAATATGIGRGMATAGLITGIVGIAVGGLMFLVNVAGFLAELGS; encoded by the coding sequence ATGTCCGACGACTCCCCCCGCACTCCCGCGCCCGGATGGTACCCGCACCCCGCCGACATCGGCTCGGAGCTCTACTGGGACGGCTCGGCCTGGACCGACCGGTCGCGCCCGTCCGCTCCGCAGGCCCCGCTGTACGGCACGCCGAGCGCGCCCCAGGCCGGTTCGCCCGGAACGGCGTACGGCACCCCTCCGGCAGCGCCTTACGGCACGGACCCGGCGGTCCCGTCCGCACCGTACGGAGCGGACCCGTACTCGGCCGCCCCGTACGGAGCGAACCCGTACGCCGCGAACCCGTACGACTCCACCGCCGCCTCCGGCCGCAACCCGATGGCCGTCGCGAGCCTCGTGATGGGGATCCTCAGCCTCGTGTTCAACGTCCTGTTCGTCCCCTCGATCCTCGCCATCGTCTTCGCGGTCCGTGGCCGGGCCGCGGCGACGGCGACCGGGATCGGACGGGGCATGGCGACCGCCGGTCTGATCACGGGCATCGTGGGCATCGCCGTCGGTGGCCTCATGTTCCTCGTCAACGTCGCCGGGTTCCTCGCCGAGCTCGGCAGCTGA